In Lolium rigidum isolate FL_2022 chromosome 7, APGP_CSIRO_Lrig_0.1, whole genome shotgun sequence, the DNA window AGCGACCCTCGTCCAGTCCGCCGGATTCCCGGCGCTCCTCCCGCTGCTGCTGTGCGCGCGCCGGCAGCCGTTCAGCGGCTTCACGCCGCGCCTCGTCCTCTTCTGCGCACTTCTTGGCCTCGTCATGGGCCTGAACAACCTGCTCTACTCATGCGGCACCTCCTACCTGCCCGTGTCCACCACGTCGCTGCTCCTCTCCATGCAGCTCGCCTTCACGCTCGCGCTCGCAGCGGCGCTCGTCCGCGTGCCACTCTGCTTCGCCAACGTCAACGCCGTCGTGCTCCTCACGCTCTCCTCGCTGTTGCTCGCGCTCAAGCACCGCGCTGGCTCGTCCGGCTCCGGCGACACAACCGGCGGCGGAGACTACATGGTCGGCGTCGCGGCCACCCTGGGCGCCGCGCTCCTTTTCGCCCTCTACTTACCGGCAGCAGAGCTCCTCTACCGGCACGGCAAGTTTACAGGCTTCCACATGGTGGTGGAGGCGCAGGTGATCATGGAGGCCGTCGCGACTACCGTGGGAGCCGTGGGCATGGTTGTATCCGCGGGCGGCAGCTTGCCGTGGAGCGCCGTTGATCGCTCGTGGGATCTGTCCCCGGCGGCCTACTACGCTGTCGTTGGGGCGGCGGTGATGAGTTGGCAGCTCTGCTTCCTCGGCACGGCGGGCACCGTGTTCCTCACCACATCCTTGCACGGTGGCATCTGCATGACGGCACTGCTCGTGGTTAACGTTGCCGCTGGCGTGGTCGTCTTCGGCGACGAGTTCGGCGCAGACAAGGCTATCGCAATGGTGCTCTGCCTCTGGGCCTTCTCGTCCTATGTTTATGGGGAGTACAAGAAAGGGCACAAGACGTCCTGGTATGAGGACCATGGAGCTCTTGATCGAGTTTGAGTTTTGTTTATACAGAT includes these proteins:
- the LOC124677390 gene encoding probable purine permease 4; amino-acid sequence: MDTSNKAVVKHAATPILQERLLCPPPSLLADVPVLKSQAVRGALLLAANYAALFVGSVSSTLLSRFYFAHGGTDRWLATLVQSAGFPALLPLLLCARRQPFSGFTPRLVLFCALLGLVMGLNNLLYSCGTSYLPVSTTSLLLSMQLAFTLALAAALVRVPLCFANVNAVVLLTLSSLLLALKHRAGSSGSGDTTGGGDYMVGVAATLGAALLFALYLPAAELLYRHGKFTGFHMVVEAQVIMEAVATTVGAVGMVVSAGGSLPWSAVDRSWDLSPAAYYAVVGAAVMSWQLCFLGTAGTVFLTTSLHGGICMTALLVVNVAAGVVVFGDEFGADKAIAMVLCLWAFSSYVYGEYKKGHKTSWYEDHGALDRV